In Paenibacillus stellifer, the DNA window CATGACCGGGTGAAGAGCTACTCTCTCGGCATGCGCCAGCGTCTGGGCGTTGCCCAAGCTCTGCTGCACCGGCCCAAGCTCCTGATTCTGGACGAGCCGACCAACGGTCTTGATCCGCAGGGCATACGGGAGCTGCGCGATTATTTGCGGCGGCTGTGCCAGGAGGAAGGCACGAGCGTGTTCGTCTCCAGCCATCTGCTCTCCGAGATGGAGCTCATGTGCGACACTGTGGCCGTCATCCAGAATGGCCGGCTAATTGATGTGCGCGGGCTTAGGGGGCTGGAAGGCGACGACGATGGGGCCCGGAAGATGGAAATTCTGTTCGAAGTGAATGAACCGGCGGCGGCGCAGGCGCTGATCGGCGGCAGTATCCGGAAGGAAGGGCTGGTTGTAACGGCGACCCGCGACGAGATCCCTGCACTGAATCAAAGGCTGGTGGGTGAAGGTCATCTGGTCTTCGGCATCCGGGAAATCACGGTTTCACTGGAAGATCAGTTCCTGAAGATGACGGGGGGTGAAGGCATTGAGTAATTGGCTGTCGCTCGTACATAACGAAAATATCAAGGTTTACAGCCGGGTTCGTACATGGATCATGCTCGTTCTGCTTGTGCTGCTGGCCGTGCTGATGCCGGTTCTGGTCTATACGACTACCGACATCGCATCCCGGCCGGACCGCTGGAATGTCTTCCAGATTACGATCAGCGTCCTGTTCTACCTTAACACGATTTTCAGCGTCATTATCGCTTCGGATGCGGTGGCCGGCGAATTCACCTGGGGAACGATCAAGCTGCTGCTGATCCGTCCGTGGAGCCGTTCCAAGATTCTGCTCTCCAAGTACACCTCACTCATTCTCTTTAGCCTGCTGTCCACCGTGCTTCTGGTGGTCGTCGGATTCGCAGCCAGCTTCCTTCTCTTTAAAGCCGGCGGGGATGTCGATCCGCCGGTGCACGGATGGAGCATGTGGCAATATATGCTGGTAGATATCGCCTGCCGGTATATCGAGCTGTTTCTGACCATTGCGCTCGCCTTTATGGTATCCAGTGTGTTCCGGGCCAGCGGGCTGGCGATCGGATTGTCGCTGTTCATCATTTTCGCCAAAGATATCTTCAATACGCTGTTCAATCCGGAGACTTACGAATGGGCGAAGTATTTGCTGTTCCCGCATATGAATCTGAGCGGCTATATGTTCTCGAATACAGGGCCGGGCGGCGTATCCTTCGGATTCTCGATCGCCGTGCTTGCCGTATACTACGTCGTCTTCCTGGCGCTGTCCTGGCTGGTATTCAGCCGGAGAGACGTAGCCGGGTGATTTGAAGGTGTAGTTAAGGGAGTTGTTGAAGGTGTATATGGCAAGGCTCGAGGGAGTGCTGCCGCAGCACAGACAGACATAGACAGACCGCTGCAGCCATCTGCTGCAGCGGTCTGAACATGCGGACGGACTTTGCCCGTCCATATGCTAGATAGCGGCCTTGCTTCGCTCAAGGCTTCCATCATCGTCAGACTCCGTCTCACGTAATTCCCATGCGCCGCCGGTTCCAGCAGGAGCCGGCGGCTGTTCCATGTCCACCAATCCGCTGAGCACGCCGCCCTCCATAATGGAGAGCCGGTTGGCCGTAGCCGTCCCGTTCAAGTAGCCGGTCGAGGTAAGGATCAGCCGCCGCTTGGCCCGGATGTCTCCAAAGACATGACCGGCGATAATGATTTCTTCTGCGGTAATGTCCGCATGAACCTTGCCTTTTTCGCCGATCGTTACCGTACCGCCGCTGCAGATTTCACCGGTGAACTCCCCGTCGATCCGCAGATTGGTCTCGCACAGCATTTTGCCTTCAAGTGTCTGTCCCGCGCCCAGCAGCGAATCGGATGCCGCAGGCCCCCGGCGCTTCTCCGTCTTATTCCACATGTGAATCCCTCCTTATAATCGAAAAAATCGAACAATAAATTCGAATCTGAGTCACACTCAAAAGCATATTCAGAATTAGATTCAAACGCAGATGCTGATACAGATTCAAACCCAGACTCAAACCCAAACGCAGGCTCGCACTCAAATTCAAACACTAATCCAACTTGCATTGCATATGCCGCATTATTCTGGATGCACGTACGATAGCGGATCAACCAATTTGTCCTGCTTCACCACCTGGAAATGCAGATGGGGCCCGGTGCTTCGCCCGGTGCTGCCGACTTCGCCAATGCGCTGTCCTTTGGCGACCTTGTCGCCGGGGGAGACATTCTCAGCGCTGAGGTGCATGTACCAGGTCTGAATGCCGTCTCCATGGTCGATAACAATATAATTGCCCCGCGCGGCGGTCTGGTCGGCGGTTATGACCGTTCCCGCCTGGGCGGCAAATACGAAATCGCCTGTCTGTGCTGCGATGTCGATTCCGCCGTGGTAGGCCGCTGTTCCTTTGAACGGATCGGTGCGGTAGCCGAAGCTGGAGGAGATCGTCCGGGAGGAGGTCGGCCAGAGGAAAGCCTTCGCCTGCTCGCGAAGCGCCTGCTCCATCCGGGCGGCGTTGGCCTCCTGAGCCTCCTGTACGGTCCGGTTAAGACTTGTGATCATCTCCTCCAGTTGAGAGCCGAGCTCGGCCAACTCGTCCTTGGTCTCGCTGACGGCGAGAGCTTCGGGCGCTCTGTGAACGGCAACGTACTCTCCGCCTACACGAAGCAGAGGGGTGTGATCGATAGCGGTCTCCAGAAGGCCGATCCGGATCGTGATAGCGCTGGGAGATACAGACTGGGAAGGCTGAACGAATAATGCGTTCTGAACATCATCTGCATTTTGCTGGACCCCGGCGGCTGCGGACGGCTTGGGAACGGGCTTGAGCCCGGCAGGGACCGCGTCTCCTGTGCCGGCGGCAGAAGCTTGAGCGGCGGAAGAAGCCTGAGCGGCGGCCAAAGCGCTGGAGGTCTCCATCGGATTATCTTCCGGATTTTCTCGAACGGAGGAGCCCGAAGTGCCTGAGCTTCGGCTGAACGCCGCAAACGGTGCGATATAGGCAGAAGCCTTCGTGGACTCCACGCTCTTCCTTACGACTGTCTCATTCTTCGCGGCCGCGGTAGCCGAGCTCTTGGAGCTCTTCGCAGCGGAGGACTCCTTTCCCGTACTTGCTCCCTGCTTCTTGATCATGTCCTGAAGCTTCTGCTCCAGCGCGTCGACACTTTTCAGACGTTCCCTGACCGTATCCGCTTCCTGAGACAGCTTCGCAGCTTCGGTCTGAACCTGCCTCAGGGTAGTCTCCCTGTCGGCTGCCTGGGCTTCGAGCCGTATATTCCGTTCCGACAAAGCGGCGGCCTCCGCTTCCAGCTCCTGCATGGAACGGGAGGAATGGACATACATGGAGGTGACCAGACTCGAGACGGACAGCACAGCCGCAGCCGGAAGGGCGATGGCCAAAGGCTTGGCGAGCTGAAGCTGTCTGACAGGATGCTCCGCATCCCCGACGACCAACAAGGTAATCTTGTCCGAGTGACTTTTCATAGTGACTCCTTCCCGCGTCCGTACCGCCGGTCCGGCAGAGGAACGCTGCTTGATGGCACGTTCTATTATTCTATGTATTCGCCCGCAGGCAGGAACATGACAGGCTCGGCTTTGAATAAATCGGTACGGTTTGGGCAAAAGCTGTAGTTATCCGGCTTTGGAGCCACCAGCGGCGGAGGTGAAGGGAGGAGAAAGCTCAGATATGATCATACTGGCCGTTCTATTAGCTGTCTTTATCGTACAAGGCATGGTTATCCTGCTGCTCGAATATCGTCATCCGCAGAAGGCGGTGGCATGGCTGTCTTTACTCTTTTTTTGTCCGCCTCTTGTTCTGTTTCTCTATTATGCATTGGGGAGGGACTATGCGAGCAGGCGCCGCATCCGGGCCGCGGCTACGGATAACAAAGGGGTACGCTGGGAATGCCATGCCTCGGAGAAATGCCGGCCGATTACTGATCCGGAGGAGACTGGCAATCCGGAGATGTATGGACGGAACGATCTCCTGAATCTGCTGAACGAATTATCCGGCTATCCCGCCACGGCGCGCAATCATACTGAAGTTCTGATCGATGGAGAACAAACCTATGAGTCCATGCTGAGAGCAATGGAGTCGGCATCTGAGCATATTCACTTGGAAGTCTATATTTTCCGGGACGATGAGATCGGCGGAGTGTTTCGCGATTGTCTGTGCCGGAAGGCCAGACAAGGGGTGAAGGTCCGTCTGCTATATGACGGTCTGGGCAGCCATGCGCTGAGCCGCCGCTTCATAGCCTCGCTGCGCGGCAGCGGGGTAGAGACGCATGCCTTCCTCCCCCCGCTGCTGGCGCTGCGGACCGGCAGATTCAACTACCGCAATCACCGCAAAATCCTTATCGTCGACGGACGGATCGGCTTTACCGGCGGCATCAATATCGGCGATGATTATTTGGGCAAGGACCCGAAAATGGGAAATTGGCGGGATACGCAGCTTCAGGTGGAGGGTGATGCGGTCTTTTTCCTGCAGCGTATCTTTCTGAAAGACTGGCGGCTCGCTTCAGGCGAGCGCCTGAGCCACCCGCGTCATTTCCCCGCGCACTGCTGCATAGGAGAAGAAGGGGTGCAGATCATCGCCAGCGGACCGGACGGCGACCGCGACTCTTTGCAGGCGATACTGTTCGCGGCCATTAATGCCGCGCAGCGGCGGGTCTGGATCGAAACGCCGTATTTTATTCCGGACCCGGCCATTCGCCGCGCCTTGAAGAACGCCGTGCTGCGCGGTGTCGATGTGCGGATCATCATTCCGGCCAAACCTGACAGCGAGCTTGTATACAGCGCATCTCTCTCTTATCTCGGTGATCTGCTGGAGGACGGAGTCCGGTTCTATCGGTACCGCCGCGGCTTCCTTCATGCCAAGATGTGGGTTATGGATGGAATGCTCGCCTCGGTCGGCTCCGGCAATCTCGATTTACGAAGCTTCTATTCCAATTTCGAGGTATCCACCGTGCTGATGAATCCGGAACGGATCGAAGAGCTGGCGGACATCTTCCAAAGGGATCTTGCGAACAGCGATCCGGTCGATACGGAGTGGTACTATTCCAGAGGCAAAATGGAACACTTGAGGGAGGAAATTTGCCGTATTTTCTCTCCATTATTGTAGGCGGGAAGGCTCCAGGGAACCGTTTGGAAGGTAAATTTACATTTCAGGGTCATCAAAGAATATGACAATATGATATACTATTAGAAATAAGGATAAAATTTTGATTATGGCAGGGGGAGTTTTATGGGTACGAGTTCACATGTACTAGTCCAAGAAGGACCCAACAAGCCCCGGAGATCGGGGACAATCAAGATGGCAAGACTGGCTCAGCGCACGATCATGATGATCGTAGGGGCCGGCATGATGGCCGTAGCGCTTGAGATTTTTCTCGTTCCTAACCAGATGGTCGACGGCGGCATTACGGGCATTTCCATTATGCTGTCGCATATCTTTCATATCCCCCTCGGTATTTTGCTGACTCTTCTCAATCTTCCTTTTCTCATTATTGGCTACAAACAGATCGGTAAAACCTTTGCGCTGTCCACACTGTTCGCGGTCGTCATCATGTCGATCGGGACTCAGTTATTGCATCCCGTTCCTTCCATTACTGGAGAGCCGCTGCTGGCAGCCGTGTTCGGGGGCGTCATTCTGGGCGTCGGCGTGGGATTGGTCGTACGGTATGGCGGTTCTCTGGACGGTACCGAGATTGTTGCGATTCTAGTCACCAAGAGAATGCCGTTCTCGGTCGGAGAAGTGGTCATGTTCTTCAATCTGTTCATCCTGTCCAGCGCAGGCTTTGTATTCGGCTGGAACAACGCCATGTTCTCGCTGATTGCGTATTATATCGCCTTTAAAGTAATCGACGTGACGCTCGAAGGTCTGGACCAATCGAAATCGGTCTGGATTATCAGCGAGAAGTACCGCGATATCGGTGAAGCGCTGACAGAGCGTCTGGGACGCGGCGTGACATATCTGGAAGGAGAAGGCGGCTTCTCCGGCGAGAACAAGAAGGTTATCTTCGTGGTCATCACCCGTCTGGAGGAAGCCAAGATGAAGGCGATTGTCGAGGATTGGGATTCGGACGCCTTTATCGCCGTCGGCAACATTCACGATGTGAAGGGCGGACGGTTCAAGAAGAAGGCCATCCACTAATGCCATCAACTTATGATGGGGAAGCTATTATTCATTTTTTTCATACTGGAAAAATAGTTCAACAACCAAACCTCCGGGCCGCGCTTTTCGCGGCAGACGGAGGTTTTTGTTTAGGTGCTGGCGTGGGCTTTGGAGTATGCCGTACCGTTTCGGAAATACGCCGAACTCAAGACAGTGCCCCGATCTCTCGCTTCACCGGCTGCTCAGCCCAAGACCGCGCCCCCCGATCACCCACTCCACTGGCTGCTCAAGGCAGCGCCTTGATTACCCGCTCCACCGGCTGCGGAGGCAGCAGGGCGATCAGGTCGCCGGTCTGGCTGAGCCGGTCCGTGATATTGAGCAGATGGAACTGCTCCGGCGAAGCCCCGCTGCGCACTTCTTCCCAGGTCAGCGGAGTCGATACCGTCGCCAGCGGGCGCGCGCGGGGCGTATAAGGGGCGGCAAGTGTTTTGCCTCCGTAATGCTGGAGATAGTCGAAGTAGATTTTATCCCCGCGATGCTTCTTCAGCCGCTCCAGAGTGAACAGGGAGGGATGCTGCTCCGTCACATAGCGTCCGACGAACAGCCCCAGCTTCCGCAGCTCATCGAACGTGACGCCAGGCTTGATGGGAACGATGATCTGCACGCCCGTCGCACCCGAGGTCTTCGGGACCGACTCGATCCCTAAGGACTTGAGAACATCGCCGACAAGGGCAGCCGCTTCCATGATCCGGGGCTCTTCATCAAGCGAAGGATCGAGATCGATCATCCATTCGCAGGGCAGCGTGCTGCCTGCGGCATGCAGTGAGGGATGAAATTCGAGGGCAGCGGAATTGCCGAGCCACAGCAAGCCGGGGAGTCCGTCAAGTGTGATATAGTTGATCCCCTCGTGCATGGTGGTATGGATGTAGGGAGGGAGGGGGTCAGGCGCGTTCTTTTGATAAAAAGACATGCCCTCAACTCCATGCGGGTAACGGATGACGGTCAGCAGCCGGCCCTTCAGATAGCGCAGCAAGTAAGGAGCCAGAGCCGCCAGCTTCTCCAGATAGATCATCTTGGTGATTCCCTGCTGCGGCCACAGCGGTTTGTCGGGATTCGTAATGGGGACGACCTCCCCCTCGATTGTGATGGAACCCTTCACCGTAGGCATCGACGATTCCTCCAACCCTTAATTATTGACAAAAGCCTCCGGCAGCACGCACTCGGCAGGCGCGATATCGACTCTGGCCTGAATGCTCGGCTGCCGCAGCGTTCCGGAGGCGTTCCATTCGAGAAAATGAATCTTGAACACAAGCTCCGGCCTGATCCAGAACGCTCCCTTGGCCCG includes these proteins:
- a CDS encoding ABC transporter permease, which gives rise to MSNWLSLVHNENIKVYSRVRTWIMLVLLVLLAVLMPVLVYTTTDIASRPDRWNVFQITISVLFYLNTIFSVIIASDAVAGEFTWGTIKLLLIRPWSRSKILLSKYTSLILFSLLSTVLLVVVGFAASFLLFKAGGDVDPPVHGWSMWQYMLVDIACRYIELFLTIALAFMVSSVFRASGLAIGLSLFIIFAKDIFNTLFNPETYEWAKYLLFPHMNLSGYMFSNTGPGGVSFGFSIAVLAVYYVVFLALSWLVFSRRDVAG
- a CDS encoding bactofilin family protein; this encodes MWNKTEKRRGPAASDSLLGAGQTLEGKMLCETNLRIDGEFTGEICSGGTVTIGEKGKVHADITAEEIIIAGHVFGDIRAKRRLILTSTGYLNGTATANRLSIMEGGVLSGLVDMEQPPAPAGTGGAWELRETESDDDGSLERSKAAI
- the cls gene encoding cardiolipin synthase, which gives rise to MIILAVLLAVFIVQGMVILLLEYRHPQKAVAWLSLLFFCPPLVLFLYYALGRDYASRRRIRAAATDNKGVRWECHASEKCRPITDPEETGNPEMYGRNDLLNLLNELSGYPATARNHTEVLIDGEQTYESMLRAMESASEHIHLEVYIFRDDEIGGVFRDCLCRKARQGVKVRLLYDGLGSHALSRRFIASLRGSGVETHAFLPPLLALRTGRFNYRNHRKILIVDGRIGFTGGINIGDDYLGKDPKMGNWRDTQLQVEGDAVFFLQRIFLKDWRLASGERLSHPRHFPAHCCIGEEGVQIIASGPDGDRDSLQAILFAAINAAQRRVWIETPYFIPDPAIRRALKNAVLRGVDVRIIIPAKPDSELVYSASLSYLGDLLEDGVRFYRYRRGFLHAKMWVMDGMLASVGSGNLDLRSFYSNFEVSTVLMNPERIEELADIFQRDLANSDPVDTEWYYSRGKMEHLREEICRIFSPLL
- a CDS encoding ABC transporter ATP-binding protein, with amino-acid sequence MTLSTPAAEPVARLLNVSKSIGSKKLVSDLTLDIPAGQVFGFLGPNGAGKTTTIRMMVGLISISNGDILIGGKSIRHQFEEAVAQVGAIVENPEMYKFLTGYQNLKQYARMVPGVTKQRIDEVVTLVGLNQRIHDRVKSYSLGMRQRLGVAQALLHRPKLLILDEPTNGLDPQGIRELRDYLRRLCQEEGTSVFVSSHLLSEMELMCDTVAVIQNGRLIDVRGLRGLEGDDDGARKMEILFEVNEPAAAQALIGGSIRKEGLVVTATRDEIPALNQRLVGEGHLVFGIREITVSLEDQFLKMTGGEGIE
- the ligD gene encoding non-homologous end-joining DNA ligase, coding for MPTVKGSITIEGEVVPITNPDKPLWPQQGITKMIYLEKLAALAPYLLRYLKGRLLTVIRYPHGVEGMSFYQKNAPDPLPPYIHTTMHEGINYITLDGLPGLLWLGNSAALEFHPSLHAAGSTLPCEWMIDLDPSLDEEPRIMEAAALVGDVLKSLGIESVPKTSGATGVQIIVPIKPGVTFDELRKLGLFVGRYVTEQHPSLFTLERLKKHRGDKIYFDYLQHYGGKTLAAPYTPRARPLATVSTPLTWEEVRSGASPEQFHLLNITDRLSQTGDLIALLPPQPVERVIKALP
- a CDS encoding YitT family protein; the protein is MARLAQRTIMMIVGAGMMAVALEIFLVPNQMVDGGITGISIMLSHIFHIPLGILLTLLNLPFLIIGYKQIGKTFALSTLFAVVIMSIGTQLLHPVPSITGEPLLAAVFGGVILGVGVGLVVRYGGSLDGTEIVAILVTKRMPFSVGEVVMFFNLFILSSAGFVFGWNNAMFSLIAYYIAFKVIDVTLEGLDQSKSVWIISEKYRDIGEALTERLGRGVTYLEGEGGFSGENKKVIFVVITRLEEAKMKAIVEDWDSDAFIAVGNIHDVKGGRFKKKAIH
- a CDS encoding peptidoglycan DD-metalloendopeptidase family protein is translated as MKSHSDKITLLVVGDAEHPVRQLQLAKPLAIALPAAAVLSVSSLVTSMYVHSSRSMQELEAEAAALSERNIRLEAQAADRETTLRQVQTEAAKLSQEADTVRERLKSVDALEQKLQDMIKKQGASTGKESSAAKSSKSSATAAAKNETVVRKSVESTKASAYIAPFAAFSRSSGTSGSSVRENPEDNPMETSSALAAAQASSAAQASAAGTGDAVPAGLKPVPKPSAAAGVQQNADDVQNALFVQPSQSVSPSAITIRIGLLETAIDHTPLLRVGGEYVAVHRAPEALAVSETKDELAELGSQLEEMITSLNRTVQEAQEANAARMEQALREQAKAFLWPTSSRTISSSFGYRTDPFKGTAAYHGGIDIAAQTGDFVFAAQAGTVITADQTAARGNYIVIDHGDGIQTWYMHLSAENVSPGDKVAKGQRIGEVGSTGRSTGPHLHFQVVKQDKLVDPLSYVHPE